The following are from one region of the Halodesulfurarchaeum sp. HSR-GB genome:
- a CDS encoding 4Fe-4S dicluster domain-containing protein, giving the protein MTAQDLSVDLADGINHQVAMVMDLNKCIGCQTCTIGCKTTWTEGDGQEYMYWNNVETKPGRGYPRDWEQQGGGWESPERSAVEDGEMPSKSDYGEAWEFNYEEALHSPSTEQLAPKGGAPDWGPNWDEDQGSGKHPNSQYFYMPRICNHCTHPTCVEACPRQAIYKRAEDGIVLVDQERCRGYRYCVEGCPYKKVYYNAAKKASEKCIFCYPRLEGEGPDGEVHGPVCAEECPTQLRLVGYLDDRQGPIYKLVEQYEVAIPLHPEYQTSPNVFYIPPFDAPPQIDEEGETTDIDRIPTEYLEDLFGDQVHDALETLKRERAKVNRGGSSEVMEILTSNNPAQKYRLEVFDE; this is encoded by the coding sequence ATGACTGCCCAGGACCTCAGCGTCGACCTCGCGGATGGAATCAACCACCAGGTCGCGATGGTGATGGACCTCAACAAGTGCATCGGCTGTCAGACCTGCACGATCGGCTGCAAGACGACCTGGACGGAGGGTGACGGCCAGGAGTACATGTACTGGAACAACGTGGAGACCAAACCCGGTCGGGGCTATCCCAGAGACTGGGAGCAGCAGGGCGGCGGCTGGGAGTCCCCAGAACGTTCCGCCGTCGAGGACGGGGAGATGCCCAGCAAATCCGATTACGGGGAGGCCTGGGAGTTCAACTACGAGGAGGCCCTTCACTCCCCGAGCACAGAACAACTCGCCCCGAAAGGTGGTGCGCCCGACTGGGGCCCGAACTGGGACGAGGACCAGGGCTCGGGCAAGCACCCCAACTCGCAGTACTTCTACATGCCGCGGATCTGCAATCACTGTACGCACCCGACCTGCGTGGAGGCCTGCCCTCGCCAGGCGATCTACAAGCGTGCCGAGGACGGGATCGTCCTGGTGGACCAGGAGCGGTGTCGGGGTTACCGGTACTGCGTGGAGGGCTGTCCCTACAAGAAGGTCTACTACAACGCCGCGAAGAAGGCCTCCGAGAAGTGCATCTTCTGCTACCCCCGCCTGGAGGGTGAGGGTCCCGACGGGGAGGTGCACGGCCCGGTGTGTGCCGAGGAGTGCCCGACCCAGCTCCGGCTGGTCGGCTACCTCGACGACCGACAGGGCCCGATCTACAAGCTGGTCGAACAGTACGAGGTTGCGATCCCGCTCCATCCGGAGTATCAGACCTCGCCGAACGTCTTCTACATCCCACCCTTCGACGCCCCGCCACAGATTGACGAGGAAGGTGAGACGACGGACATCGACCGCATCCCGACCGAATACCTGGAGGATCTCTTCGGCGACCAGGTCCACGACGCCCTGGAGACACTCAAGCGGGAACGGGCCAAGGTGAACCGTGGCGGGAGCAGCGAGGTGATGGAGATTCTGACGAGCAACAATCCGGCGCAGAAATACCGTCTGGAGGTGTTCGACGAATGA
- a CDS encoding ethylbenzene dehydrogenase-related protein, which yields MTAARQSTLVVAIATLVVASALFVPAIAAGVPANQVPVSSQPDAGDSLSQPTGDAWADVESAQVPLTSAPSGLPDASIVQTDSVTVQSAHTDDRIYVRLQWDDQTENASEAALDAYADGAAVQLPANVSTTPSVELGSQDQPVNLWYWTAADGAEEALAGGYNPGSITALEETTVQTHATHDGDTWTVVFERSLETDAPARADFDLETDVDIAFAVWDGANDERSGHHAYSEWYTLPLGPGDTGPAAQYLLWAVAGIGIVIALLIAARARGGD from the coding sequence ATGACGGCCGCTCGACAGTCGACTCTGGTGGTCGCAATCGCGACGCTGGTCGTCGCCTCGGCGCTCTTCGTTCCGGCCATCGCAGCCGGCGTGCCGGCCAATCAGGTCCCGGTCAGCTCACAACCCGATGCCGGTGACTCGCTGTCCCAGCCGACCGGCGACGCGTGGGCTGACGTGGAGTCGGCCCAGGTCCCCCTGACAAGTGCGCCGTCCGGCCTGCCGGACGCATCGATCGTCCAGACCGACTCGGTGACGGTCCAATCGGCCCACACCGACGACCGGATCTACGTCCGGCTCCAGTGGGACGACCAGACGGAAAACGCCTCCGAGGCGGCGCTTGATGCCTACGCCGACGGGGCCGCCGTCCAGTTACCGGCCAACGTCTCGACCACCCCGAGTGTCGAACTCGGGAGCCAGGACCAGCCGGTCAACCTCTGGTACTGGACGGCGGCTGACGGCGCCGAAGAGGCCCTGGCCGGCGGCTACAACCCCGGCAGCATCACGGCGCTGGAGGAGACGACCGTCCAGACCCACGCGACACACGACGGGGACACCTGGACGGTGGTGTTCGAGCGCTCGCTCGAAACTGACGCCCCCGCACGGGCCGACTTCGACCTGGAAACCGACGTCGACATCGCCTTTGCCGTCTGGGACGGCGCGAACGACGAGCGCTCCGGGCACCACGCCTACAGCGAGTGGTACACCCTCCCGCTCGGGCCCGGGGATACCGGCCCCGCTGCACAGTACCTGCTCTGGGCTGTCGCGGGTATCGGCATCGTGATCGCGCTGCTTATCGCCGCCCGGGCACGGGGCGGGGACTGA
- a CDS encoding molecular chaperone TorD family protein, translated as MTTTQQSTPSVTDAAEAARGTVYGTLARLYEEPDEKLYEVLADGTLFEELGRLIEESALAVSVPTVRTDEDYELLCARFNDVFVVGYPDPPVPRYESEYVDRGWNDTNLDLARAYEYFDLEVDERTRDHHDYLPYELEFVGYLARLAATGEDGATRARADFLDRHLEPFVAGLEAAIDEEVGTGIYDPIVSFTAAFVRADLAALDDEVTVE; from the coding sequence ATGACTACGACCCAGCAATCGACGCCATCCGTGACCGACGCCGCCGAAGCTGCCCGAGGGACCGTCTATGGAACCCTCGCGAGGCTGTACGAGGAACCTGACGAAAAACTGTACGAGGTGCTCGCGGACGGGACCCTCTTCGAAGAGCTCGGGCGACTTATCGAGGAGTCGGCGCTTGCCGTCTCGGTGCCGACGGTCCGGACCGACGAGGACTACGAACTGCTCTGTGCCCGGTTCAACGACGTGTTTGTCGTGGGCTATCCCGATCCGCCGGTGCCACGCTACGAGTCGGAATACGTCGATCGGGGGTGGAACGACACGAACCTCGATCTCGCCCGCGCCTACGAGTACTTTGATTTGGAAGTCGACGAACGCACGCGGGACCACCACGATTATCTCCCCTACGAACTGGAGTTCGTCGGCTATCTGGCTCGACTCGCGGCCACCGGCGAGGACGGGGCCACGCGTGCCCGGGCCGATTTCCTGGACCGCCACCTCGAACCGTTCGTCGCTGGTCTGGAGGCCGCGATCGACGAGGAGGTCGGGACCGGGATCTACGACCCGATCGTCTCGTTCACCGCGGCGTTTGTTCGCGCCGATCTGGCGGCCCTCGACGACGAGGTGACCGTGGAATGA
- a CDS encoding HEAT repeat domain-containing protein, which yields MTEEHRDAVGADGVRSVRGVRLGTAEPADYSAADTTPVEDASIEELAAMLEDSAAPTRRRAVLALARRNPEPAVIRTLAELARSDPDDQVRQFAVEATGKLDGDPQVALDLLEADADPWVRAEAAVALDRLARDAHETTFETLLEDEAVGVRRNALISLVRIRGDGARDLLLEALDDPSDRVREWAVKLLGGFDDDETVRTALKRVLDDETEIEVVRETAARSLGARGQDVEDLLEDGTGTASADDHMLNHVPDR from the coding sequence ATGACGGAGGAGCACCGCGATGCAGTGGGCGCTGACGGGGTGCGGTCAGTTCGTGGCGTCCGGCTCGGGACGGCCGAGCCGGCCGACTATTCGGCGGCGGATACCACTCCGGTCGAGGACGCGTCCATCGAGGAACTCGCGGCGATGCTCGAAGATTCGGCGGCCCCAACCCGCCGTCGGGCGGTCCTGGCCCTTGCTCGACGGAACCCTGAGCCGGCCGTGATTCGAACGCTGGCGGAACTCGCACGGTCTGACCCGGACGACCAGGTCCGGCAGTTCGCTGTCGAGGCGACCGGGAAACTCGACGGTGACCCACAGGTAGCACTCGATCTGCTCGAAGCCGACGCGGATCCCTGGGTCCGTGCGGAGGCAGCGGTCGCACTCGACCGACTGGCTCGGGACGCTCACGAGACGACCTTCGAGACGCTACTCGAAGACGAGGCCGTCGGCGTCCGGCGAAACGCGCTGATCTCCCTCGTTCGGATCAGAGGCGATGGGGCGCGTGATCTCTTGCTTGAAGCCCTGGACGACCCGAGCGATCGAGTCAGGGAGTGGGCCGTGAAACTTCTCGGCGGGTTCGACGACGATGAGACGGTGCGCACGGCGCTGAAACGGGTCCTCGACGATGAGACCGAAATAGAGGTCGTGCGCGAGACGGCCGCCCGCTCGCTCGGGGCCCGCGGCCAGGATGTCGAAGATCTCCTTGAAGATGGGACCGGGACTGCCTCGGCCGACGATCACATGCTCAACCACGTTCCCGATCGGTAG